A section of the Papio anubis isolate 15944 chromosome 2, Panubis1.0, whole genome shotgun sequence genome encodes:
- the HYAL1 gene encoding hyaluronidase-1 isoform X3: MRPFSPKDILAAIPAPDFSGLAVIDWEAWRPRWAFNWDTKDIYRQRSRALVQAQHPDWPVTQVEAVAQDQFQGAARAWMAGTLQLGRALRPRGLWGFYGFPDCYNYDFLSPNYTGQCPSGVRAQNDQLGWLWGQSRALYPSIYMPAVLEGTGKSQMYVQHRVAEAFRVAVAAGDPNLPVLPYVQIFYDMTNHFLPLDELEHSLGESAAQGAAGVVLWVSWENTRTKESCQAIKEYMDTILGPFILNVTSGALLCSQALCSSHGRCVRRPSHPKALLILNPASFSIQLTPDGGPLSLRGALSLEDQAQMAEEFKCRCYPGWQGPWCEQKSMW; this comes from the exons AGGCATGGCGCCCACGCTGGGCCTTCAACTGGGACACCAAGGACATTTACCGGCAGCGCTCACGGGCTCTGGTACAGGCGCAGCACCCTGATTGGCCAGTTACTCAGGTGGAGGCAGTAGCCCAGGACCAGTTCCAGGGAGCTGCACGGGCCTGGATGGCAGGTACCCTCCAGCTGGGGCGGGCACTGCGTCCTCGCGGCCTCTGGGGCTTCTATGGCTTCCCTGACTGCTACAACTATGACTTTCTAAGCCCTAACTACACCGGCCAGTGCCCATCAGGCGTCCGTGCCCAAAATGACCAGCTAGGGTGGCTGTGGGGCCAGAGTCGTGCCCTCTACCCCAGCATCTACATGCCCGCAGTGCTGGAGGGCACAGGGAAGTCACAGATGTATGTGCAGCACCGTGTGGCTGAGGCATTCCGTGTGGCTGTGGCTGCTGGTGACCCCAATCTGCCAGTGCTGCCCTATGTCCAGATCTTCTATGACATGACAAACCACTTTCTGCCCCTG GATGAGCTGGAGCACAGCCTGGGGGAGAGTGCGGCCCAGGGGGCAGCTGGAGTGGTGCTCTGGGTGAGCTGGGAAAATACAAGAACCAAG GAATCATGTCAGGCCATCAAGGAGTATATGGACACTATCCTGGGGCCCTTCATCCTGAATGTGACCAGTGGGGCACTTCTCTGCAGTCAAGCCCTGTGCTCCAGCCATGGCCGCTGTGTCCGCCGCCCCAGCCACCCTAAAGCCCTCCTCATTCTTAACCCTGCCAGTTTCTCCATCCAGCTCACGCCTGATGGTGGACCCCTGAGCCTGCGGGGTGCCCTCTCACTTGAAGATCAGGCACAGATGGCCGAGGAGTTCAAATGTCGATGCTACCCTGGCTGGCAGGGACCGTGGTGTGAGCAGAAGAGCATGTGGTGA